Proteins from a genomic interval of Deltaproteobacteria bacterium:
- a CDS encoding ATP-binding protein, whose amino-acid sequence MLVKASRAFPALILTGPRRAGKTTLLRNLFPGASYILMEDPDLLARFRDDPRTFLDDIRPPAILDEIQNVPEILSYLRSRIDSHPARKGQWFLTGSQEVPLMRGATESMAGRAAVFQLLPFSVIETGKTTLLKGGFPEVLARPSDYRTWYSSYLQTYLEKDVRTIAAIRHLSTFRKFLSILSSRCGKILNRTDIAAPLGVSVPTVSEWLNILEITAQIILVPPFFENFGKRLVKSPKLYFMDSGLACHLLGIESEQALGRSPFLGPLFEGFVASEIIKSQINSGRRREIYHFRDQQGLEVDFVVPTGDERLVLIEAKASRSVAPESAEPLLRLARTSGRYRTKCVVIHRRADSDPPFSAIRPGASAASLTELPEILKSGGR is encoded by the coding sequence TTGCTCGTCAAGGCATCGAGGGCCTTCCCGGCCCTTATTCTGACAGGCCCCCGGCGAGCCGGGAAGACAACCCTTCTCCGTAATCTTTTTCCCGGGGCATCCTACATCCTGATGGAGGACCCGGATCTCCTTGCGCGATTCCGCGACGACCCTCGCACCTTTCTCGACGACATCCGCCCTCCCGCCATTCTCGATGAGATACAGAACGTGCCGGAGATCCTCAGCTATCTGCGTAGCCGGATCGACAGCCATCCCGCGCGGAAAGGCCAGTGGTTTCTTACCGGTTCGCAGGAAGTCCCCCTTATGAGGGGAGCGACGGAATCAATGGCCGGCAGGGCCGCGGTTTTTCAACTTCTTCCCTTCTCAGTCATCGAAACCGGGAAGACTACCCTCCTCAAGGGGGGATTCCCCGAAGTTCTCGCCCGTCCTTCCGACTACCGTACCTGGTACTCTTCATACCTTCAGACCTATCTCGAAAAGGATGTCCGCACTATCGCCGCCATCCGGCATCTATCCACTTTCCGGAAATTCCTGTCCATCCTTTCCAGCCGATGCGGAAAAATCCTGAATCGGACGGATATCGCGGCGCCCTTGGGCGTTTCCGTCCCGACGGTGTCCGAATGGCTGAACATCCTTGAAATCACCGCCCAGATCATTCTTGTGCCTCCATTCTTCGAAAACTTCGGAAAGCGTCTCGTCAAGTCGCCGAAGCTCTATTTCATGGACTCGGGACTCGCCTGCCACTTACTGGGGATCGAGAGCGAACAGGCACTGGGCAGATCACCATTTCTCGGACCGTTATTCGAAGGTTTCGTCGCATCCGAGATCATCAAATCGCAAATAAATTCAGGACGCCGAAGGGAGATTTATCACTTTCGGGATCAGCAGGGATTGGAGGTTGATTTCGTGGTCCCCACAGGAGACGAACGACTGGTTCTCATCGAGGCGAAGGCCTCCAGGTCGGTCGCTCCAGAATCTGCGGAGCCGCTTCTGCGTCTCGCCCGAACCAGCGGCCGATACAGGACGAAATGCGTCGTGATCCACAGGAGGGCCGATTCGGACCCGCCGTTTTCCGCTATTCGCCCCGGTGCAAGCGCCGCTTCGCTGACCGAACTGCCGGAGATACTGAAGTCGGGGGGGCGTTGA
- a CDS encoding tetratricopeptide repeat protein, with the protein MLSALRVNLRTNLFIFLCVLLFGAVACPVFAASVPCPDDAFADTRLAGDTLKKMALLPESEISLSGTLFLVSARASRELECRDADGGLVEKELDRIARRVIVHAGDLKDPARTVSALNRVLFYEDGFVYDPNAGNPENYLLDRVLARKHGNCLGLTSVYLALAEKLKIPLGGVYVPGHCFVRYEGSGNRINIETGEGGGERKNAWYSKKYRLKDGSPYLRTLGRREMIGVYLKSLGAAYSRKGRDEEALRIYREAANFFPTLPDAYFNAGVSFQKMGKMEDAVAQYRRALALDPDMAPARGNLGSALCGCGKLEDGIVEFRKALDLNPKNASVRSGLAKAYFARGDYKQAAEHCDRAIEQGCRFEPSMMDVLNRYRKPRAEISSGP; encoded by the coding sequence GTGCTTTCGGCATTGCGCGTCAACCTTCGGACCAACCTGTTTATTTTCCTGTGCGTATTGCTTTTCGGAGCGGTCGCGTGTCCTGTCTTCGCCGCTTCCGTTCCCTGCCCCGACGATGCATTTGCCGACACCCGCCTTGCCGGCGATACGCTGAAAAAAATGGCCCTTCTTCCTGAAAGCGAAATTTCGCTATCGGGAACCCTGTTCCTCGTTTCCGCGCGTGCAAGCAGGGAGCTTGAATGCCGCGATGCTGACGGCGGCCTGGTGGAAAAGGAACTCGACAGGATCGCGCGTCGCGTTATCGTGCATGCAGGCGACCTGAAGGACCCGGCCCGAACGGTTTCCGCGTTGAACCGCGTGCTGTTCTACGAGGACGGATTCGTATACGACCCGAATGCCGGAAACCCGGAGAATTACCTGCTCGATCGTGTGCTCGCCCGCAAGCATGGGAATTGCCTCGGCCTTACCTCCGTCTATCTTGCTCTCGCAGAGAAACTGAAAATCCCGTTGGGCGGTGTTTACGTGCCCGGGCATTGCTTCGTCCGGTACGAGGGGAGCGGGAATCGGATAAACATCGAGACGGGAGAAGGGGGCGGGGAGCGCAAGAACGCATGGTACTCGAAGAAGTATCGCCTGAAGGATGGAAGCCCTTATCTTCGCACCCTGGGGCGAAGGGAAATGATAGGGGTGTATCTGAAGAGCCTCGGCGCGGCTTATTCACGTAAGGGGCGCGACGAGGAAGCGCTTCGGATTTACCGCGAAGCGGCCAACTTTTTCCCGACATTGCCGGATGCCTATTTCAACGCGGGCGTCTCCTTCCAGAAAATGGGGAAGATGGAGGATGCCGTCGCGCAATACCGCCGGGCCCTCGCACTGGATCCCGACATGGCCCCCGCGCGCGGAAACCTGGGCTCCGCCCTGTGCGGCTGCGGAAAGCTGGAGGACGGGATCGTGGAATTCAGGAAGGCACTCGACCTCAATCCGAAGAACGCCTCGGTCCGGTCCGGACTTGCGAAGGCATACTTCGCCCGTGGCGATTACAAGCAGGCGGCCGAACACTGCGACCGCGCCATCGAGCAGGGTTGCCGGTTCGAGCCCTCAATGATGGACGTCTTGAACAGGTACCGCAAACCGCGCGCAGAAATTTCCTCCGGCCCCTGA